The sequence below is a genomic window from Opitutia bacterium.
CTGATTTTCCACATGTCGCTCAACTCCGCTCCCCTCGCCCAGCTCGATCCCGCCCTGCACGCCGCCATCGTCGGCGAGCTCTCGCGCCAGCAGCATCACATCGAGCTGATCGCTTCGGAAAACTTCACCTACCCCGCCGCCATGGAGGCGCAGGGCAGCGTGCTCACGAACAAATACGCCGAAGGTTACCCGGCCAAGCGCTGGTATGGCGGCTGCGAATACGTCGACCAAGTCGAGACGCTCGCCATCGAGCGCGCGAAGCAACTCTTCGGCGCCGAGCACGCCAACGTCCAGCCGCACTCCGGCGCGCAAGCCAACACCGCCGTCTACGCCGCCGTCCTCCAGCCGGGCGACAAGCTCCTCGGCATGAATCTCAGCCACGGCGGCCACCTCACGCACGGCAACCCGGCGAACTTCTCCGGCAAACTCTACAACTTCTGCCAATACGGCGTCCGCGAGGACAACGGCCTGATCGACTACGACGAGCTCGCCGCCGTCGCCCAGCGCGAGAAGCCCAAGATGATCACCGTCGGCGCCAGCGCCTACTCGCGCGTCATCGACTTCGCCCGCATGGGCGAGATCGCGCGCTCGGTCGGCGCGTATCTCTTCGCCGACATCGCGCACATCGCCGGCCTCGTCGCCTCGGGCGTGCATCCGTCGCCGGTGCCGCATGCCGATTTCGTCACCACCACGACGCACAAAACCCTCCGCGGCCCGCGCGGCGGCCTCATCCTCTGCAAGGCGGCCCACGCGAAGGCGATCGATTCCGCCGTGTTCCCCGGCACGCAAGGCGGCCCGCTCATGCACGTCATCGCCGCCAAGGCCGTGTGCTTCGGCGAAGCGCTGAAGCCCGAGTTCAAAACCTATTCGCAACAGGTCGTGAAGAACGCCGCCGCCCTCGCCGAGGCGATGGTCGCACGCGGCTACAAGATCGTCTCCGGCGGCACCGACAACCACCTCATGCTCGTCGACCTCCGCGCCAAGCTTCCGAACCTCACCGGCAAGGTCGCGCAGGAGACGCTCGATCGCGCCAACATCACCTGCAACAAGAACACCGTGCCGTTCGAGACGCGCTCGCCCTTCCAGGCCTCCGGCATCCGCCTCGGGTCGCCGGCCATGACGACGCGCGGCTTCAAGGAAGCCGAGTTCCAGCAGGTCGCCGCGTTGATCGACCAGGTGCTCGTCGCCATCGGCACGGAGCAGGAAGCCGCGGCGCTGGCCGACGTGAAGGCGAAGGTCGTTGCCCTCACGGGCAACTTCCCGTTGCCCTATCGCGCTTGATGGAAATTCCGGCCGCTCCCTCGGCCCTCGTGGCCCGCCGCCGCGAGATCGTCGCTGCCCTCGTCATCGTCGGCGCGGCGCTCTCGTTCGCCGGCTGGGGATTTGTCCGGCAAACGGAGCAGCGTCGCATCGAGGCGACGTTCCAGCGGCGCTCCTCGGTGCACATGCGGCTCGCTCGCGAGCGGCTGCTCCTGCACCAGGAAGTCGTCCGCGGACTGCGGGCGTATTTCGAACACTCCGACGACGTCTCGCTGAAGGAGTTCTCCGACTACACGCGCCCGCTGCTCGAACGCCTGCCCGCCGCGCGCGCGTTCCAATGGGCGCCGCGCGTCACCCGCAAACGTCGCCCGGCATTCGAGGCCACTCGCATCGCCGACGGTGGCGCGCCGGGCTTCCATATCTGGGAGCGAGACGTGCCGACGCAGCTCGGCAGCGCCGCCATCCCCGCGCGCGACCGCGACGAATACTGGCCCATCACCTGGGTCGAGCCGCTGGCCGGCAACGAGCCTTCGCTCGGCTTCGATCTGCACGCCAGCATCGTGACCCGGCCGATCCTCGACGCCGCGCGCGCCACGCGACACATGCAGATCAGCCCGCAAGTGCGCCTGATCCGCACCACCGCCACCGACCGCGGCTCCGGCGTCATCTTCATCACGCCAGTCTTTCACGCCGACATTCCGGGCGCGGCCCCCGACGGCTTTGCCGGATTCATCCAAGCGATCTTCTCGGTCGATTCGCTGCTCAAACAAGTGCATGCGGAAAACCCCGACGACGCGCTCGACTTCGCCTACTACGACGACAGCGCACAATTCGATCACCTGAGGCTGCTCTACGCCCGCATCAACGGCCGCGAATACAGCGGCAGCCGCGATGCCGCCGCGTCCGTCATCGAGGCCCCGGTATTCCCGACCAATCCCGCCGATGCGATGAGCGAGACCTTCGACGTCGGCGGCCGCAAATGGCGCATCGTCGTCGCGCCCAATCCGGTCTGGGAGACCCGCCAGCGCACCCTCATTCCGTGGATGGTGCTCGCCGTGGAGCTCGGCTTCGTCGCCCTCGCCGCCCTCGTCGCCCTCGGCCTACTCTCGCGCACCGCGCGCATCGAACGCGAGGTCGAGGAGCGCACCGCCGAACTCCTCGAAAGCCGCCGCCGGCTCGCGTCCATTTTGTCCGACATGCCCGGCGCGGCCTACCGCTGCGCACCCGCCTCGCCCTTCGCGGTCGAGTTCGTCAGCGAGGGCATCGTCGACCTGTGCGGCTTCACCGCCGATGACTTCGTCAGCAACCGGGTCCGCTGGGCTGATCGGCTGCGCGCCGAGGATCTCGCCGAGTGCGAACGGCGCATCAACGAAGCCATCGCGAAACAAAGCACCTTCGAACTCGAATACCGCGTGCGCCACGCCGACGGCAGCGAGCGCCACCTCTGGGAGCGCGGCCACGTCGTCTACGACGCCGGTGGCCGTGCCATCGCGCTGGAAGGCCTCAAGGTCGACGCCACCGCGCGCAAGGAGGCCGAATCGCGCACCCGCGAGTTCGACCGCCAGATGGTGGAGACGCAAAAGCTCGAGAGCCTCGGCGTGCTCGCCGGTGGCATCGCCCACGATTTCAACAATCTCCTCACCGCCATCCTCGGCAACGCCTCCCTCGCGCGCCAATCCCTCTCCGCCTCCCACCCGGTTCACGCCCAGTTGCAACAAATCGAGAAAGCCTCGCGCCGCGCCGCCGACCTCTGCGGCCAGATGCTCGCCTACGCCGGCAAGAGCCCGCTGACCACCAGTCGCGTCAACCTCTCCGAACTCGTCCGCGACACCACGGGCCTGCTCCAAGTCTCGCTGCCCAAGAGCGCGCGCCTCGACCTCCGGCTGCACAGCGCGCTGCCCGCCGTCCAAGCCGACGCCACGCAACTCCGGCAAATCGTCATGAACCTCGTGATGAATGCCGCGGAGTCCATCGTCGAAGGATCCGGCCTGGTCACGCTCCGCACCTTCGCCACCGAGATGACCCGTCTGCAACTGCGCGGCGCGGTCGAGCGACCCGACTTGCCCGGCGGCCTCTACGTCGGGCTCGAGGTCACGGACACCGGCGTCGGCATGCCGGCCGAAATGCTCGCGCGCATCTTCGAGCCTTTTTTCAGCACCAAATTTTCCGGCCGCGGTCTCGGTCTCTCCGCCGTGCTCGGCATCGTTCGCAGCCATCACGGCGCCCTGTTCGTCGAATCGGAACCGGGCGTCGGCTCGACTTTCCGCCTTCTGCTTCCCGCCGCGCCAGCGGGCGCCAAGGCCCATGCGTCCCATGGTCCGACCGCGGGAACACCGGGCGCCGCCAACCGGCCGGAGTTGCGCGGCACGGTGCTGGTGGTCGACGACGAGATGCACGTGCGCGACATGACCTTGCTCGCGCTGCAGATGGCCGGACTGGAAGCGCTCGAGGCTCCCGACGGCGAGACTGCCTTGCGCCTCTGTCGTGAACACACGCGCGCGATCGATTTGATCCTACTGGATCTCACGATGCCCGGCCTGTCCGGCGAAGAGACGCTCCGTCGTCTGCGCATGCAGGGCGGCCAGCAAAAAGTGATTCTCATCTCCGGCTACAGCGCCATCGACACCGCCAAGCGCTGCGCGCAACTCGGCGCCGTCGCGTTTCTCCAAAAGCCGTTCGAGATCTCCGCGCTCATCGCCGAGCTGAAGAAACATCTCGCGCGGTGACCGCGGCGCACTCCGCGAAATCCTGACGGATTCGCCCTCCGAATCCACGCGCCGGCGGAAACCGTGGGGATCTCACCCCGCCGCGCCGCAATCCTCGCGAGGACGCGAAACGGGCTTTGCGCGGCGACGTCTTTTCGCCAACGTGCCGCTTCCCGTGTCCACTCCGTCCACCGCTCCCAAGCCGCTCTCGCTCGGCGTCATCTTCCTGACGCTCTACATCGACCTGATCGGCTTCTCGATTTTCTTCCCGCTCGGGCCGGAACTGCTCCGCTACTACATCGCGCACGAGCCGCAGGGCGGCCTGTTCGCCACGCTGTTCGCGCAGCTGCAATCGTTCGCGCACAACTCCCATGTGCCCGAGGTCGCCGTCGCCGCGCTGTTCGGCGGCCTGCTCGGCTCGGTCTACGCGTTCATGCAGTTCCTGTTCTCGCCCGTGTGGGGCGCGCGCTCTGACCGCGTCGGCCGGCGTCCCGTGCTGCTGCTCACCGTGGCGGGCAACGCCCTGAGCTACCTGTTGCTCGTGTTCAGCGGCTCGTTCGTCGTCTTCCTCGTCGGCCGCGTGCTGGCCGGCATCATGGGCGGCAACCTCGCCGTCGCGATCGCGTCGGTCGCCGACGTCACCACGCGCGAAAATCGCGCCAAGGGCATGGGTATCGTCGGCGCGGCGTTCGGCCTGGGCTTCCTGACCGGCCCCGCGATCGGCGGACTCACGTCGGGCTTCAATCTCCTGACCGCGCATCCGAGCCTCGCCGCGTGGGGCATCCATCCTTTTAGCGTCCCGGCGCTCATCGCGCTCGGCATGTGTCTCGTGAACCTGCTGTGGATCGCCGCGCGTTTCCGCGAGACGTTGCCCGAGGACAAACGCGGCGCCGGCGCCACGCTGCGCGAGCGCAATCCGCTGCGCGCGCTGCTGACGCTGCCCGACGCCGCGATCCGCCGCACCAACGTCGTGGGCTTCTTGCTCACGTTCGGCTTCAGCTTCTTCGAGACGCTCATCACGTTCTTCGCTGCGGACGCGTTCCACTACTCGCCGCGCGACCTTGTCAGCGTGTTCGTCTACAATGGCGTCGTCTCGATCCTCACGCAGGGCTTCCTCGTCCGCCGGCTCGTGCCGCGCATGGGCGAAAAACGCGCCGCAGTCCTGGGCATCGCCTTCGTCGCGATCGGCATGGTCGGTCTCGGTCTCACCGTCGGCCTGCTGCACTCGGTGCCGCTGATGTATGTCGCGCTGACCTTCTGCTCGGTCGGCTCCGGCTTCGCCAACGTCGGCCTCTCGTCGCTCATCTCGCTCTACGCCTCGGCGGAGGAGCAAGGCAAGGTCACCGGCATCTTCCGCTCGCTCGGTTTCCTCGCGCGCGCGTGCAGCCCGGCTGTGGCCGGCGTGTTGTTCTTCCAAGTCGGCGGCACCGCGACCTTCGCGCTCGCCGGCGCGCTGCTCGTCGTGCCCTTCGCGCTCGGCCTCGCACTGCCGCAACCGCACAAATGAAAACCGCCTTGCGCACTTTCCTGTTCCCGCTGCTCGCCGCCGTTTGGCTGCTGGTCGCGGCGGGTTGCGCGAGCCTGCCGTTCGGCCGCCCCGGCAAGACCGTCGTCGCGACGAAGCCCTCGACGCTGCCGGCGCGCATTGTCTCAAATTTCTTCCTCGTCGAAGCCGTGCAGGCCGACGGCACGACGCGCCGCTTCCTCGTCGACACCGGCTCCACCGCCACGCTCGTCTCCGCGCCGCTCGCCAAGGCCATCGGCCATAAGGACCGCGACGCCACCAAGCGCAGCGTGCGCGTTCGTTCGGCCAACGGCGGCGAGGTCACGCTCGAAGCGGTCTCGCTGAAGCGCCTGCAATTCGGCGACGCGGTGTTCGAGCGCGTGCCGGCGCTCGTCTACGACTTCGCGGAGCTCTCCGCGCACCTCGGTCTCACCATCGACGGCCTGATTGGCTTCCCGGTCTTCCGCGACACGTTGCTCACCCTCGATTATCCGAATTCGCGCCTCGTCGTCGCCCCGCAACCGCTGACGCCGGTGCCGCCGATCAACCGCGGCCGCACGTCGACCATCGCCTTCAACAACGAGCAAAGCACGCCGCTCATTCCCGTGCAGCTCGGCAACGAGTCGTTCGTGGTTCTCGTCGACACGGGCAGCGACGGCGCGCTCAACCTCAACCCCGCCGGCCTGCACCCGCGCTTCGCCGCCGGTCCGCGCCCCGGCACCGTCGTTTCTTCCCTCGCCGGCGACCGCGCGCAGCAAGTCGGACGCGTCGCGCAAAACCTCTGGCTCGGCGCGCACGTCGTCGAACAACCCGTCGTCGACCTCACCGACCAGCTCTCAGCCGTCGGCGGCGAGTTGCTGAAGCACTTCGCGATCACCTTCGATCAACGCCGCAACTACGCGACGTTCACGCGCGACACCGATGGCATGGTGAAGATGGAGCCGCGCCGCAGCACCGGCCTGTCGTTCTCGCGCGCGCCGGCGTATTGGCGCGTCATGACGATCATCCCCGACTCGCCGACGACCGCGCTCGGCGTGCAACAAGGCGACCTCGTCGTCCGCATCAACGGCGAGCCGGTGGCCAACTGGGATTTCGAACGCTACGCGCTGCTCGTGAAGAGCGCCGCGAAGATCACCTACACTTTCCTGACCGGCAC
It includes:
- a CDS encoding serine hydroxymethyltransferase; translation: MSLNSAPLAQLDPALHAAIVGELSRQQHHIELIASENFTYPAAMEAQGSVLTNKYAEGYPAKRWYGGCEYVDQVETLAIERAKQLFGAEHANVQPHSGAQANTAVYAAVLQPGDKLLGMNLSHGGHLTHGNPANFSGKLYNFCQYGVREDNGLIDYDELAAVAQREKPKMITVGASAYSRVIDFARMGEIARSVGAYLFADIAHIAGLVASGVHPSPVPHADFVTTTTHKTLRGPRGGLILCKAAHAKAIDSAVFPGTQGGPLMHVIAAKAVCFGEALKPEFKTYSQQVVKNAAALAEAMVARGYKIVSGGTDNHLMLVDLRAKLPNLTGKVAQETLDRANITCNKNTVPFETRSPFQASGIRLGSPAMTTRGFKEAEFQQVAALIDQVLVAIGTEQEAAALADVKAKVVALTGNFPLPYRA
- a CDS encoding CHASE domain-containing protein, which encodes MARRREIVAALVIVGAALSFAGWGFVRQTEQRRIEATFQRRSSVHMRLARERLLLHQEVVRGLRAYFEHSDDVSLKEFSDYTRPLLERLPAARAFQWAPRVTRKRRPAFEATRIADGGAPGFHIWERDVPTQLGSAAIPARDRDEYWPITWVEPLAGNEPSLGFDLHASIVTRPILDAARATRHMQISPQVRLIRTTATDRGSGVIFITPVFHADIPGAAPDGFAGFIQAIFSVDSLLKQVHAENPDDALDFAYYDDSAQFDHLRLLYARINGREYSGSRDAAASVIEAPVFPTNPADAMSETFDVGGRKWRIVVAPNPVWETRQRTLIPWMVLAVELGFVALAALVALGLLSRTARIEREVEERTAELLESRRRLASILSDMPGAAYRCAPASPFAVEFVSEGIVDLCGFTADDFVSNRVRWADRLRAEDLAECERRINEAIAKQSTFELEYRVRHADGSERHLWERGHVVYDAGGRAIALEGLKVDATARKEAESRTREFDRQMVETQKLESLGVLAGGIAHDFNNLLTAILGNASLARQSLSASHPVHAQLQQIEKASRRAADLCGQMLAYAGKSPLTTSRVNLSELVRDTTGLLQVSLPKSARLDLRLHSALPAVQADATQLRQIVMNLVMNAAESIVEGSGLVTLRTFATEMTRLQLRGAVERPDLPGGLYVGLEVTDTGVGMPAEMLARIFEPFFSTKFSGRGLGLSAVLGIVRSHHGALFVESEPGVGSTFRLLLPAAPAGAKAHASHGPTAGTPGAANRPELRGTVLVVDDEMHVRDMTLLALQMAGLEALEAPDGETALRLCREHTRAIDLILLDLTMPGLSGEETLRRLRMQGGQQKVILISGYSAIDTAKRCAQLGAVAFLQKPFEISALIAELKKHLAR
- a CDS encoding MFS transporter, translating into MSTPSTAPKPLSLGVIFLTLYIDLIGFSIFFPLGPELLRYYIAHEPQGGLFATLFAQLQSFAHNSHVPEVAVAALFGGLLGSVYAFMQFLFSPVWGARSDRVGRRPVLLLTVAGNALSYLLLVFSGSFVVFLVGRVLAGIMGGNLAVAIASVADVTTRENRAKGMGIVGAAFGLGFLTGPAIGGLTSGFNLLTAHPSLAAWGIHPFSVPALIALGMCLVNLLWIAARFRETLPEDKRGAGATLRERNPLRALLTLPDAAIRRTNVVGFLLTFGFSFFETLITFFAADAFHYSPRDLVSVFVYNGVVSILTQGFLVRRLVPRMGEKRAAVLGIAFVAIGMVGLGLTVGLLHSVPLMYVALTFCSVGSGFANVGLSSLISLYASAEEQGKVTGIFRSLGFLARACSPAVAGVLFFQVGGTATFALAGALLVVPFALGLALPQPHK
- a CDS encoding aspartyl protease family protein; the protein is MKTALRTFLFPLLAAVWLLVAAGCASLPFGRPGKTVVATKPSTLPARIVSNFFLVEAVQADGTTRRFLVDTGSTATLVSAPLAKAIGHKDRDATKRSVRVRSANGGEVTLEAVSLKRLQFGDAVFERVPALVYDFAELSAHLGLTIDGLIGFPVFRDTLLTLDYPNSRLVVAPQPLTPVPPINRGRTSTIAFNNEQSTPLIPVQLGNESFVVLVDTGSDGALNLNPAGLHPRFAAGPRPGTVVSSLAGDRAQQVGRVAQNLWLGAHVVEQPVVDLTDQLSAVGGELLKHFAITFDQRRNYATFTRDTDGMVKMEPRRSTGLSFSRAPAYWRVMTIIPDSPTTALGVQQGDLVVRINGEPVANWDFERYALLVKSAAKITYTFLTGTREYDVEIPVFELVP